DNA from Chryseobacterium wanjuense:
TGTAAGGGTAAAGGTTGTATATCCATTATTTATTTTCATGATAAATATTGATATCAATCTTTGAATGATGTCTCAGCAATACAGTATCTAAGAAATACTGACATTGGATTTTTTTTCATAATCATAGGCATAAATTATTTTTATAATTGTTAAATAATTCCTGATCAATCAATCCCTAATTAATCAGAATAAAGTGTGTGCCTAAAATTGTGTTTTATGTTTACATGACAAATATAGTTTCAAAAAAATAAAAAATCAACTTTTTTATTAAAAATTTACAAATAAATTATCAATTCGATAATACAGCCCGCATGAATACGCGATTTTAATAATGAAAAATTGATGACAAATAATGTTCTTTTTACAAAAAGAATGAAAAAATTAAGTATAAAATATATCCCAACCTAATCTTTTTTCATTGAAAATTTTAATGAAAATAAAAAAACCATCCGGAAATCCGAACGGTTCTTAGATGAGATATTTCTTAAGATTTGTATCAACACTTGTTAAACATTTAAAAAATATTGTTTATTACATAATCCTTGTTTCCGTAGTATAGCTTTTTTTAATAAACTCTTTTTCATCTTTGAATAAATATTTTGTTGCTATTCTCAGGAAACCAGGATTATTGTAATGATTGAGGTTAAAAATTGATATAATTATTTATTATTAATAAGTTCCAATTCTTTCTAAGACTGCCGCATACGTTCTGGCTACGTTTCCGTTATTAACAACATTAAGCTGATAATTCCCACCACCGGAAGCTACAATAAACATAGTATAATTAAGGTTTGCTGTATTTCCTCCATCTGCACAGCCAGGTAAGCCAGACCAACTTACACCTGTAGAAGTTTGTGTTTCTGAAAAGGTAGGAGGGTTTACACCACTTAGAGATACAAAACCGTCTCTGCCTTGTATGGCTGTTCCACCCGTACTATTGGCGGCTACCCAAAATTCTGCAACCGCATGATGGGTACATCCATTAGCAACTGTAACGGTAAGCCTGTGGAAACTACCATCCGGAATATTACCGACAAGAAGCGTGGATGCTCCCGGAGCAGCAGTGATAGTCCCTGACATCACATTTCCGTGGCCAGCAGGTGCTGTTTTCACCACATTACCATTAGCATCATGATAGATAGGAATGGCAATTGATGCACCATTTCCAGCAGCCAGCATAGGTGTATTTCGAATTCTGGCAGTACCGTTGACATCCACATTAGCAGTAGGGTTTGTTGCCCCAATATTGATACCTAACTGACCTGTGGAATGCAACACCATATCCGGAGCCGTCGTAGGTGTCGCTGAAGCTGTATGGAAATGCAGCAATCCGCCACTTAAACCAAAACCATAGAAGTCGTTTCCTGCGGCTGCATTGTATACCGCCAGCTTAGCACTGGAAACATCGGTACCCAAATCGAGTTTAGAATTGGGAGCAGTAGTACCAATCCCAACATTACCGGTAGGCGTAACACGTACTTTTTCTGTATTGTTGGTACGCAATGCCAATCCCTGATTATCGGTAGTTCCTACAAAATTGTTTGCAGGGTCTGTTCCTGCATTTCCTAGTGTATTCCATGGGATGGTGTTGGGCAAAGCACCTGTTCCGTTATTCATTGCTCTCCAGCCACCGTTACTGTATGCAAATTCCATAGCCTGACCATTGTTGATGGTAAAACCATTAATGGTAGCTCCAAAACCACCGCCTGTATTATTATAGATTACAAGTCTTTGTCCTGCATTGGGAGCTGCAGGTGCTGTGATGGCAATAGTAGCTGTAGCAGAACCTGTAAGCTGTATCTGAGTGACATTAGCAGGAATCGTAGCTGCATTGGCTGCAACTGCTACTGCTGTTTCACGGTTGGTGATGGCACCGTTTACATCTAATGTTGTACCGGGAGTCGTCGTATTAATCCCTACGTTTCCCGCTTGTGCCTGCATTGCTGTACTTATGAACAGTAATACTCCACTTAATAGTAATAGATCTTTTTTCATAATTGTTGTAAGTTATCTTATCATATTTAGCTTTATTAATTCTTTTAGTGTGTGCTTAGATATTTGAATTAATAAACAGTTTTAATCATTTTTCGAATTGTACCAATTTCAACTTTTGCGTTTTGTAATATTGTATCAATTTTTTTATTTAATATTTTATTTATATTAATTAAAAGGATAACGTGTAAGTCTTATTGTATAAGGTTTTGCGGTATTCGCATTATTGGTAATACGAATATTATGAGGAGCAAGGTTATCTATAGCCACTGTAAAATTGAATGCAGTACTGTTACTGCCATCCGCACATCCCGGAACTCCAGAAAAAGTTACAGCAGAAGAGGTTTGCGTTTCCGTAAACGTTGGTGGGCTTACTCCATTATTACTTGTAGATCCTGAGATCCCCTGTATTGAGCTTTGATTATTAGTTGCAAGTGCAAAGACCCAAAATTCTGTAACAGCCGCATATGAACAGGCATTATAGGTAGTCACAACCATTTTATAAACACCTCCGTCAGGAATTTGTCCTACAACCCCTGTAGTTCCCGGGGAGAGTGTAGGAGTATGGGCATAATAATTTTCGTTGTTTCCATTCCCTTGTGATTTTCCTATATTTCCATTAGCATCCATGTATACAGGGATTTGACCTGTTGTTGCAATAACCGGTGTACTACGTACTCTTGCCGTACCGTTTACGTCTAGTTTTGCGGTAGGAGCAGCTGTAGGGTCTGTACCAATTCCCACATTTCCAGCGGCGTGAATTACCATTTCCGGTGCATCAGCATTAAGAGCAGATGAATAAAAAGCTAAATGTCCCGGTACAATACCCAAACCATAAAAATCAGTTCCGGAAGCATTGTTATAAACCGCCAGTTTTTTTCCCGCAACATCTGTAGGAGTAGTTCCAAAAGTAGTTCCCAAGTCAAGTTTACTATTAGGAGCAGTAGTACCAATCCCAACATTACCGGTAGGCGTAACACGTACTTTTTCTGTATTGTTGGTACGCAATGCCAATCCCTGATTATCGGTAGTTCCAAGAAAATTCGTAGTTGGGTTTGTTCCTGTATTTCCTAGTGTATTCCATGGGATGGTGTTGGGCAAAGCACCTGTTCCGTTATTCATTGCTCTCCAGTTTCCGTTACTGTATGCAAATTCCATAGCCTGACCGTTGTTGATGGTAAACCCATTAATGGTGGCTCCAAAACCGCCGCCTGTATTGTTGTAGATTACAAGTCTTTGTCCTGCATTGGGAGCTGCAGGTGCTGTGATGGCAATAGTAGCCGTAGCAGAGCCTGTAAGCTGTATCTGAGTGACATTAGCAGGAATCGTAGCTGCATTGGCTGTAACTGCTACTGCTGTTTCACGGTTGGTGATGGCACCGTTTACATCTAATGTTGTACCGGGAGTCGTCGTATTGATCCCTACGTTTCCCGCTTGACCTTGCATTGTTGCACATACCAACAGCAATGTTCCACTCAATAGTAATAATTTTTTTTTCATAATTGTTGTAAGTTATTTTATCATATTTAGCTTTATTAATTCTTTTGGTGTGTGATTAGATATTTGAATTAATAAACAGTTTTAATCATTTTTCAAATTGTACCAATTTCAACTTGCGTTTGTATTGTTTAGTTTCGTTCTTTCATACCAATCCCAACTTTTGCTTTTATATAAAATATGTTAGCATTGTGGCTGAAAATTTTTTCAGTAATTTCCCTTTACTGCTGCCATCGTTTGGTAACTTGGTTACTCATATCCTAAAGATTCATCAATCCCTACTTACTTATCTCTTGGTAATGGAAATATTCTGCTCAGGTTTTTTGATATTCAAAAGCTGTCTGAATCTACCAATACCTACTTACACAGCTGTTCTTTCAAGACGAAAGACAGGTTATGTATGTACGATGAATTTAATATTAATCAAAATGTGTGAAAAGCATTTAGCTATAGGGCTCCTTTGACATGTGAAATGTGAGAATTGATCTCAATCTCCGCTTGTGTCACTGCAATGTTGTATCTAAGAAATACTGAACATTCAATAAAGTTTTTTTTTCCATAATCATAGGCAATAAATTATTTTTTCTAATAGTTACAATCCCTAATTAAACAATTAAAGTTCGGGTGCCTGAAAAATTTGTGTTTTACGTTTTATATCGCAAATATACTTTCAAAAAATCAAATAATTATCATATTTTTTAGTTTTTTTTGAAAAAAAATCAACTATTCCTATCAAATTGATTAATAAAACCCCGACATAAGAATTATACTACTAATTAGAAATACTATGAATAAAGGCTTTATCGGAGCAAAATATTTCAACATTAAATGAATTTTTATGAACACTTTTTTCAAAAAAAATTTTAACTATAAGCCATTTTTAAATCCATTTGGTTGAAAAAAAGACAATTTTTATGTAGAATAATGTAGTATGTATTGGAAGATTTATTCCATCATAACCTTCACAAAATCACAGTCTAATCAGTGAGTAATAGAATCTTTTGTATAAAGAATTTAATATGATTATTTCGCTTGAATACTGCTGTGAACTTCCCTACTCTAGCGATGTTCAAAAAATACTTACAGATAGGGCACAAAAAAAACCGCTACGAAAGCGGTTTATGTATTGTAATATATTTTCTTCTTCTACAATTCTAAGAAACTGTGAGCTACAGCTGCACTTTTAGTTCCGGATCCTATCACCGTATCTGATTTTGCAACCTCACCGTCTACCCAGATATTCACGATTAATTTTGAGTCAGCGTTCGGAAGAACAGCGTTTGCTGCAAGATTCAACTGAGATTGGCTGGAGCTTACAAACTGCTCACCACTCGCCCAGTTAGTTCCTGTCGGATCAAAGATCGTGTTCTGGCTGGTTCCTACCTGAGTTACAATAGTTTTAAAAGTACCTGTACCACTACCTGTACCGTTTACTATTTTTGATTCAAACTGAATAATGTGATCTTCATATTCATCCTTGTCATCATCCTTACAAGAATTAACAACAGAAATTACTGAAAATAATACGGCGAATAAAAAAGAAAGTCTAAGTAAATTTGATTTGTAAAATTGCTTCATTTCTCCAAATAGATTTTTAATGTTTCAAATATAGGTTTTTTATCAATATAAAAATAACTTTTATGAAAAATTTCCAACAATGAATTCTAAATACTGTCAAATTAATAAAATATTTATGAGATGCGGGCTGCAGAGGTTCGGGTTTGAAAATAAGGGTTTTAGAGATGTTAAAAATTTTAATCAATTCATCATCAAGTTCATTTAAAATTCTCCTGTACCCAAATTAAAATACATCATTATTAATTATCTTTGCCTCATGAATTTAGATTACATCGTAAGAGAACCGGAAAATATAACTTCAGATACCACCATACTTTTTATGCTTCACGGCTACGGAAGCAACGAGCAAGACCTTTTCAGCTTCAGGGAAACCCTTCCGAAAGACTGGATTATCGTAAGCTTCAGAGCACCGAGAGCCACCCAGTTTGAAGGATTTTCATGGTATGATATAGACTTCAACAATCCCGAAAATTTTGTTGATGTACCGCAGGCCACAGAATCTCTGAACAGTGTTTTGGAAAGTATTTTAAAAATCGTAAATCATTACGGAATCACGGAGGGGAAAACTCACCTTTGCGGCTTCAGTCAGGGCGGAATTTTATGCTATGCGCTGGCTTTGAAATATCCTGAAATGTTCAATTATGTAGCTTGTCTGAGCAGTTATCCTGAAGAAAAACTATTGAAAGATATCGTAAAAGACAAAAAGAAACTGGAAAAACTTCGCTTCTTCATCTCCCACGGAACCGATGATGCAGTGATTCCTTTGGATTGGGGCAGAAAAGCGGCAGATTTGCTGTATGACCTGGGCTGTTATTTTACGTTCAGAGAGTACATGAACGGACATGGCGTGAACCAGAAGAATTATATGGATCTTATGGATTTCTTTGCGAAATAGTTTTTTTAATTAAAACTTCCTGAAAATTTTAGTTGAAATGAAATAATTAATAATAAATAGATCCTTCGGCTGCTTCGCGCTCAAGACGACACCGCTAATACTAGCTGCTAAAAATATGCAGTGTGATATCTCAGTGTCATCTTGAGCGCGCAGCAGTCGAAGGATTTTTCAATAAATTCCAGACTAATGAATTTATAAATATTTAAACATTATTTCAATTCATTACAAAATACACAAGCATTCTCAACTTTGAGGATGTTTTTTGTTTTTGATAAGAATAATTTCACTAAATTCAGTAAATGAAATTAAAATATTTTTTCTGGTTTGTTTTCTTAAGTATTTTCTTAAATGCTCAGGAACAAAATTCATTTGAATTACAAAACGAGAAAAAAACCGTTATTCCTTTTAAATTAATCAATAACTTAATATTCATTCCCGTAAATGTCAACGGTGCAGAACTTACCTTTCTGCTGGACACAGGCGTTGCGGAGACTTCCATTTTCAGCCTTGAAAATCAGGAATTAAAATTAGCCAGCCTTGAAAAAATAAAATTCTCCGGACTGGGCGGAAATGCCAGTATCGACGGCTTCCGGTCTGATAATAATATTGCCAGAATCGGAAAAGATTTTGTAAACTATACCCTTACCCTTTTCATCATTATCGATCAGGATTTTAATATTTCGTCCCACGTAGGAATCCCTGTGAACGGAATCATGGGCTATCATTTTTTTAAAAATCATCCTGTGCTCATCGATTATACTTCAAAAAAAATAACGATTTATAATGATAAAGAATTATTCAAAAAAAAGGTAAAAAAATTCGACGAACTGCCCATTTCCATTGAAAAAAATAAACCTTACATTTTCGCTGATGTAGAAATGACCCGCGAGAAGAAAAGTTCAAAACTACTCATCGATCTCGGAAACAGCGATCCTATCTGGCTCTTCCCTACCCTCATCAAAGACTTTGTCTACAACCGTCCCAATATCGATGATTTTCTGGGAAGAGGTTTCAACGGTGATGTCTATGGCAAACGAAGCAGAATTCATAATTTTTATCTGGGAAATTATAGATTTGAAAAACCGCTTACCGCCATGCCCGATGAATATTCTATCCAGCACGTGAATCTCGTGGAAAACAGGAAAGGCTCTATTGGTGGGGATATTATGAGACGTTTTACGGTGGGTTTCGATTATACCAATAAAAAATTATATTTAAGAAAAAACAGGAACTTCGACGACCCTTTTCATTTTAACATGAGCGGACTTGATTTCAGGCAAGACGGCATGGAATGGACGAAAGACATGGTAAACCTCCCCACAAAAAACAACAATAATGCCTCCAGCGGAATTGAAGTCATCAACAACAGCCTGCAATATAATTTTGTTTTAAAACCTATATTTTCCATTGCCGGAGTACGGAAAGATTCTCCCGCAGACAAGGCAGGATTGAAAAAAGATGATAAATTAATCAGTATCAACGGGAAAAAAACGACAGACATGACGATGGAAAAAATTATGGAAATGATGAAATCTGAGCAGGGAAAAACCATTAATATGGTGATTCAAAGAAAAAATCAGGAAATGACATTAAGCTTCACCCTGGAAGACCCGATCCCATACCAAGAACAAGAATAATATGAATACCGAAGAAACCACTCTAGACAAGATCAGAAGCCGGCCGAGGTTTAAAATGTTTACCCACCTTACCAAAGAAGAATATGCAGAAAACCTGAAAAAATACCTCAGCGAGCATAAAGATGAGTTTTCCGGAAACATTAATAAAGAAGTCGCCACCATCTGTGTAGAAACGGAATACGACAGCTACTGGAAACCCAGATTGTCATTAAGAATCGAAATAGAAGACGAAAAAACTGCGATACGAGGCGTTTTCGGTCCCAGTTCCGCAGTGTGGACGTTCTTTATGTTTCTTTATTTTTCCTTTTCTATTCTCTGGATGACCTTTTTCTCGATGTACTATGTAGAAAAACAGATCAAAAGCCAGGAATTTCCGTGGGCGCTCAATGCCTCATTTCTGATGTTGTTTTTCATTGCCCTTACCTATGCAGCCGCAAGATTCGGGCAACATAAAGGAAAAGCTGAAATGCTTAAGCTAAGAAGATTTGCCGAAGAATCTACATTGCAGTTTGAAAAAAAAGATGATTAAGGAGCTTGTGTTTTAGGATCTTCCGGCATTTGTTCCAAAATCGCTTTGGCCGCTTTTATAGAATCCACCACTTTTTCCCTGTTGTCCTGTTCTTTCAATATTTTTTCGATATTCGGTTCGATCATTTTGGTCATTTCTTCTACAGAAACGCTGTTGGCATTAGGATCGTTCAATAGTTTTCTCCAAGGTTTTCTTTTTCCCCAACCATAATCTCCATACACCAAAACTGCCGTTCCTTTGGCTTTTGTAGTGGCACCACCGGGATTCAGAACCCATGTATCTGCATAGCCGTACAGCCATTGCGCATCTTTCAACAGCAATCTCAAGCATGAGTGCGAAGCCGGATACCCCGGAAGGTCGTATTGATGCCATCCAATCCCGTCTGTATTGAAAATATTAAAATTATAGGGTAATTTCCATTCGCTGCTTACGGTGGATATGGCTAATTTCTTTTTCCAGTTGGCAAAAGTAAGACCCGTTTTTGTCTTGGCTGCTTTTTTACCCATACTTGTCGGTCCCCATTTTACCAAAGTTCCGTTTGAGTAGACTCCATATGCCTGAATCGGGTAGGAAAACACCACGAATTTCTTCACCGGGCTCAATACATCAAGCTGCATCGGGAATGGTGAGTATTCCATTAAAGTTGTATCGATTTTTGCAGGAACAACCAATGTATCTGCATTCCATTTGTTTTTGGCATCCAGCCTGTTGAGAGCGTAGA
Protein-coding regions in this window:
- a CDS encoding alpha/beta hydrolase, with translation MNLDYIVREPENITSDTTILFMLHGYGSNEQDLFSFRETLPKDWIIVSFRAPRATQFEGFSWYDIDFNNPENFVDVPQATESLNSVLESILKIVNHYGITEGKTHLCGFSQGGILCYALALKYPEMFNYVACLSSYPEEKLLKDIVKDKKKLEKLRFFISHGTDDAVIPLDWGRKAADLLYDLGCYFTFREYMNGHGVNQKNYMDLMDFFAK
- a CDS encoding PDZ domain-containing protein; translated protein: MKLKYFFWFVFLSIFLNAQEQNSFELQNEKKTVIPFKLINNLIFIPVNVNGAELTFLLDTGVAETSIFSLENQELKLASLEKIKFSGLGGNASIDGFRSDNNIARIGKDFVNYTLTLFIIIDQDFNISSHVGIPVNGIMGYHFFKNHPVLIDYTSKKITIYNDKELFKKKVKKFDELPISIEKNKPYIFADVEMTREKKSSKLLIDLGNSDPIWLFPTLIKDFVYNRPNIDDFLGRGFNGDVYGKRSRIHNFYLGNYRFEKPLTAMPDEYSIQHVNLVENRKGSIGGDIMRRFTVGFDYTNKKLYLRKNRNFDDPFHFNMSGLDFRQDGMEWTKDMVNLPTKNNNNASSGIEVINNSLQYNFVLKPIFSIAGVRKDSPADKAGLKKDDKLISINGKKTTDMTMEKIMEMMKSEQGKTINMVIQRKNQEMTLSFTLEDPIPYQEQE
- a CDS encoding L,D-transpeptidase, with translation MKNIFVKKSFLYTIFIVFMLVSCKKEIEKISDTIKDTTSSITETEEAEKDSVKKDSVIQKESMPPAMQEDGFYNAFIFPKDKKLKDSLFGIFNKKYTEKERYAIYALNRLDAKNKWNADTLVVPAKIDTTLMEYSPFPMQLDVLSPVKKFVVFSYPIQAYGVYSNGTLVKWGPTSMGKKAAKTKTGLTFANWKKKLAISTVSSEWKLPYNFNIFNTDGIGWHQYDLPGYPASHSCLRLLLKDAQWLYGYADTWVLNPGGATTKAKGTAVLVYGDYGWGKRKPWRKLLNDPNANSVSVEEMTKMIEPNIEKILKEQDNREKVVDSIKAAKAILEQMPEDPKTQAP